The Gemmatimonadota bacterium DNA window TCACGTCCACGTTGTCGGGCGGCTTGATCTCACCGAAATGGACGTTGAAGCCGTGGGCGAAGAGGAGAGCCGCGCCCGGGCGAAGATTGGGCGCAATCTCTTCCCGGTAGAGCTTCGGTTGGGCCGTGTCGGGGACGAGGATCGCCACCAGGTCCGCTTCCTTGACCGCCTCGGCGACGGGCTTCACCGGAATCCCGGCCTTGCGGGCGGCCGCCGAGGAGGTGCTGCCCACGCGCAGTCCCACGCGGACATCGATTCCCGCGGCGTGGAGGAGTTTGGCGTGCGCCGCGCCCTGACTCCCGAATCCGATGACCGCCACCTTCTTGGAGGGGAGTAGGCCAGCGTCCACGTCGTCCACGGTCAGCATCCGAGCCTCGCTCATCCGGTTCTCCTTCCTGTTCGTGTCCATCCCCCCGACGGGAGGGCTGGGTGGTAATATCGCGAAGCGAGACGCTCCGCGGCACGCCTTTTGTGTCAGCCCTTCGTGACGGCTGCGGCGACCCGATCGGCCACCTCCGCGGTCCCGGACGCCCGCTCACCTTTCGCGGCGAGCTCGGGAGGACGGAGCCCCGACGCCAGGACCGCTTCGACTGCGCCCTCGATGGCCCGCGCCGCGTCGACGGCTCCGGCACTGTGCTCGAGGAGGAGCGCCATGGAAAGTATGGCGGCGAGCGGATTCGCGACCCCCTTCCCGGCGATGTCCGGTGCAGAGCCGTGGACAGGCTCGTACAACCCGGACCCCGAGCCGAGGCTGGCGGAGGCGAGGAGTCCGATGGATCCGGTCAGCGCGGCGGCCTCGTCGCTCAGGATGTCCCCGAACATGTTTTCGGTCAGGATGACGTCGAAATACCCGGGGCGCAGCACCAGCTCCATCGCGGCGCGGTCCACCAGCATGTGTTCGAGGGCGACGTCCGAATATTCCGAACCGACGGCGGTGACCACTTCGCGCCAGAGGCGGGAGGTCTCCAGGACGTTGGCCTTGTCCACCGAGGTCACCCGATTCTTCCTGCGGCGCGCCGCATCGAAGGCGACCCGGGCGACGCGCTCGACCTCGCCGGCCGTGTAGCGGAGGGTATTCACCGCACGGGGCTCGGGGCCACTCCGATCGATTCCGCGGGGCTCGCCGTAATAGAGTCCGCTCGAGAGCTCCCGCACGATGAGGAAATCCATTCCCCGCACACGCTCGGGGCGCAGGGGGGAGGTCCCTTCGAGGACGGCGATGGCCCGGGCCGGCCGGAGGTTGGCAAAACAGTCGAGGATTTTCCGGAGCTCGAGGAGGCCGGCCTCGGGGCGGAGGTGGGCCTCGGCCGAGTCCGCGGCCGGATCTCCGACCGCTCCGAGAAAGACGGCGTCGGCGGCGAGAGCGGCCTCGCGGGTCGCGGGAGGGAGTGGGTGGCCGGCCGACTTCACGGCGGTCCAGCCGACCGGATGTTCGTCGAGCTGGATCGCGAGCCCGAAGCGCTCGGCCGCTGCGGCCAGCACCTGAAGTGCCGCCCGGGTGACCTCCGGACCGATGCCGTCGCCCGGGAGGACCGCGATCCGGAAGACCTTCGTCAAGTCACACCCCCTTGAGCTCTTTCGAGCCCTTCTCGGCGGCGGAGCCCTCGGGCGACTCGGCAACGTCTCCCTGTGCGTAGGCCGCCTTGTTCAGTGCGTGCAGGTAGGCCCGTACCGCCGCGTCCACGATGTCGGTGGAGGCCCCGCTTCCCGTGAAGGTCTTCCCGAAGATCTGGACGCGGAGGATCCCCTCTCCGACTGCGTCGCCGCCGGGCGTCGCCGCCCGGATGGTGAGGTCCTCCAGCTCCACATCCCAGCCGACCACCCGGTTCACCGCGTCGAAGGCGGCGGCGATCGGGCCGTCGCCCTTGCCCTCCGCCTCGACGTCACCTCGACCGGCGACCCGAATCGTGAGCTTGGCGTGGGACCACTCCCCGCCGCACTCCACGTGCATTCTCTCCAGGCCGAACGTCGCTGGGATGTCCCGCATCGCGCCGTGGTGGACGATCGCGAGAAGATCCTCGTCGAGGATGTCCTTTTTCTGGTCCGCGAGGAGCTTGAAGAGCCGGTATGCCCTTTCCATGTCCGTCTGGTCGAGCTCGTATCCGAGCTCCTGGAATCGGACCCGGAGGGCGTGGCGACCCGAATGTTTCCCCAGGACGAGCCGGCTTCCCGGGACCCCCACCATGGCGGGGTCCATGATCTCGTAAGTCTGGCGTTCCTTGAGCATTCCGTCCTGGTGGATCCCCGCCTCGTGAGCGAAAGCGTTCCGGCCCACGATCGCCTTGTTGGGCTGGGGATGGATCCCCGTGATCTTCGACAGGAGGCTACTCGTCGGGTGGATTCGGTGCGTATGGATCCCGGTTTCTAGCCCGAGGAGGTCCCTTCGTACTCGAATCGCCATCACGACTTCCTCGAGCGCCGCGTTTCCGGCCCGCTCGCCGATCCCGTTGATGGTGCACTCCACCTGTCGTGCCCCCGCTTCGAGGGCGGCCAGCGAGTTTGCGACCGCGAGCCCCAGATCGTTGTGGCAATGGGTGGAGAGAACGACGCGCTCGATTCCGGGGACCTTCTCCTGGAGGGTTCGGAAGATCCGGGTGATCTCGGTCGGGAGAGTGTAGCCCACGGTGTCGGGGAGGTTGATCGTGGTCGCTCCGGCCTCGACCGCGACGGTCACGACCTTGCACAGGAAATCCAGGTCCGTGCGAGTGGCGTCCTCCGCGCTGAACTCGACGTCACTGGCGTACTGGAGGGCCAGCTCCACACCGGCGGCCGCCTGTTCCAGACACTCCGCCTCCGAGATTCCCAACTTCCGCTCGAGGTGGAGCCGCGAAGTGGCGATGAAAGTGTGGATGCGGGGTCGCTCGGCGCCCTCCACCGCTTCGGCGGCGCGGCGAATGTCTTCCGGGCGGGTGCGAGCGAGAGCCGCGATCACGGGGCGGCGGACCTCCCGCGAAATCTTCTGAACGGCGGCGAAGTCGTCCGGCGAGCTGATGGGGAATCCGGCCTCCATGACGTCCACGCCGAGCTCGTCGAGGGCATGCGCCACCCGGAGCTTTTCTGCCGTGGTCATGCTCGCGCCGGGGGACTGCTCCCCGTCCCGCAGGGTCGTGTCGAAAATGATGACGCGTTCGCTCATGGCTTTCCCGTCGCTCCTTCTCGCTCTCCGTCGAGGATCCTGACTACGGCGTCGGTCCAGTCTCCTAAGGGTATAAAAAAAAGAAGCGGGCTTCTCGCCTGGGAGAGGGCCCGCTCGCTTCTGCCGATCTTTGGAGTCGAACTAAGGCGGTCCGAATCGGCGCGCGGGCGAGAGCCCCGTCCTAAGCCCCTCGCTTACGAGGAGGAGCCCGAGGAGCCCGAAAGTCGCACTGAGCACGCCAAAGAGGACAATCGTCATCTGTGATCCGGAACTCACTTGTGGCACGTTCCTCCACCTGAAGTCCATCTTACCCAACGCAGGGCCTTTGTCAAGCCTCGCCGGACCCACCGGAACCGGCGGGAGTGGGCCGCTTCCCGCACGCGGGAGGCCGTTGACACTATTCCGGGGGACGAATAGCTTACTCGTCTCTGTCGGAACGGCTTCCCGAGCTCGACGCGAGGTCGCATTCGGCTTCGGGAAGGACGAGGTAAAACCCGCGCTCCAGCCAGGTGCCTGCGAGCGCGGTTTCGTGAACGGGTGATACGGAGTCTCATGCCGACGATCAATCAGCTCGTGCGGAAGGGCCGGAAGAAGGTCGAGAAGAAGAATAAGTCCCCGGCTCTTCAAGGCAACCCGCAGAAGCGGGGCGTCTGCACGCGCGTTTATACGACGACCCCGAAGAAGCCGAACTCGGCCCTTCGGAAGGTCGCGCGCGTTCGGCTGACGAACGGGTACGAGGTGACCTCCTATATCCCGGGTGAGGGGCACAACCTCCAGGAGCACTCGATCGTGCTCATCCGCGGCGGCCGGGTGAAGGACCTTCCCGGCGTTCGGTATCACACGATTCGGGGCACCCTCGACGCCTCGGGAGTCTCGGCGCGAAGACAGGGTCGCTCCAAGTACGGCGCCAAGCGGCCGAAGGGCTAGAGATGAGTCGTCGCTCGAGGGCCGTCACGAGGGAGGTTGGCGGGGATCCGAAGTTCGATTCTCCGCTGGTTTCGAAGTTCATGAACACGCTGATGCTCGACGGGAAGAAATCCGTCGCCGAAACGATCTTTTACGACGCGATGGACCTCATCGAGGAAAAATCGGGACAGCCGGGGCTACAGGTTTTTAACCAGGCAGTCCAAAACTGCAAGCCGTCTCTGGAGGTGAAGAGCCGCCGGGTCGGAGGCGCGACCTACCAGGTCCCGGTCGAGGTCCGTCCCGAGCGGAGAAACGCGCTCGCGATCAAGTGGCTCATTTCCTACACGCGCGCGCGTGGCGAGAAGAGCATGGCCGAAAGGTTGGCCGCCGAGGTTCTGGCGGCGTCGCGGAACGAGGGTTCGACCATCAAGAAAAAGGAAGACACGCACCGGATGGCTGAGGCGAACAAGGCTTTCGCCCACTATCGCTGGTAGTCCGGACCGTAGCACCGCAAGAGAGCCGTACCAAGAGCGCGCAGGGCGCTGAAGCGGCGAACGGACTCCACCGAGTCCGATCTCGATCGAAGTGGCGCGGAGGGGCTAGTGGCCGAGTGGGTGGTCACGGGAGGGAGCTCCGCGCTTTCCGCTTCATCGTAAGCGCGTTTTTTGTCCACAGAAGTCTGAGAAATCGAAGTAGCGACGAGTCGAGTCAGGGAACAAGATCCATGCCCAGGAAGCATCCGCTCCTGCACTTCCGGAACATCGGCATCATGGCACACATCGATGCCGGGAAGACCACGACCACCGAGCGCATCCTCTTTTATACGGGGAAGGTGCATCGGATGGGCGAGGTGCATGAGGGCTCCGCCACGATGGACTGGATGGAGCAGGAGCAGGAGCGCGGGATCACGATCACTTCGGCGGCCACAACCGCCTTCTGGAAGCGCTTCGGCACCGAATACCGCATCAACATCATCGACACCCCGGGTCACGTGGACTTCACGGTCGAAGTCGAACGCTCCCTTCGGGTACTCGACGGTGCCGTCGCGGTTTTCTGCGCGGTGGCCGGGGTGGAGCCCCAATCCGAGACGGTTTGGCGCCAGGCGGACCGCTATGAGGTTCCGCGCCTCGCCTTCGTCAACAAGATGGACCGGATCGGCGCGGACTTTGACCGGGTGATCGCGATGATGCGCGACCGCCTGAAAGCGAATGCGCATCCGGTCCAATATCCGGTGGGCTCCGGAGAAGCCTTCCGCGGGCTCGTGGACCTCATTCGCGGCAAGGCGCTCCTTTACGACGACGAACTGGGCTCGAACTTCCACGAGGAAGAGATTCCAGAAGAGCTTAAGGAGAAGTGCGGCGTGCTCCGGGCGGCCCTCATCGAGGCGGCCGTTGAGCACGACGACCAGGCGATCGAGAAGTACCTCGGCGGAGTGGACCTGACCGAGGAGGAGATCCGGGCGGCGGTTCGGAAGGCGACGGTCGCCGGCCAGCTCTTCCCGGTGTTCTGCGGCTCCGCCTTCAAGAACAAGGGGGTGCAACCCCTTCTCGACGGCGTGATCGACTTCCTCCCCTCGCCTCTCGACGTACCCGCGATCAAAGGCGTGGACCCGGACGACGAAGAAGTCGAGATGATTCGCCACCCCGACGACGCCGAGCCCTTCGCGGCTCTGGCCTTCAAGATCATGACCGACCCCTACGTCGGAAAGCTCACTTTCTTCCGCGTTTATTCGGGCTCGCTCCCGACGGGGACCCACGTCATGAACGCGACGAACGGGAAGCGCGAGCGAGTCGGCCGCATACTCCAGATGCACGCGAACAAGCGGGAGGAGCGGGACGAGGTGTACGCGGGGGACATTGCTGCGGCGATCGGGCTCAAGGACGTGCGGACGGGCGACACCCTATGCGACCCGGATCACGTGATCGTGCTCGAGAGCATGAAGTTCCCGGAGCCGGTCATCTCCGTCGCGATCGAGCCGAAGACGAAGGCAGACCAGGATAAGCTCGGCACCGGTCTCTCCAAGCTTTCGGAAGAGGATCCGACCTTCCGGGTCTATACCGATCCCGAGACGAACCAGACGATCATCCAGGGGATGGGCGAGCTCCACCTCGAGATCATCGTGGACCGCCTCCGCCGCGAGTTCAAGGTCGAGGCGAACGTCGGCCGTCCGCAGGTGGCGTACCGTGAAACGGTTCGCGAGACCGTCGCCAAGGTGGAGGGAAAGTTCGTCCGGCAAACCGGGGGCCGCGGGCAATACGGCCACGTGGTGATCAACCTCTCTCCGGGACAGTCCGGATCGGGGTTCGTCTTCGAGAACAAGATCGTCGGGGGCTCGATTCCGAGGGAGTACATCAACCCGGTCGAGGCGGGGATTCGGGACGCCTTGGACACCGGGACTCTCGCGGGATATCCAATCATCGACGTTGCCGTCCAGCTCATCGACGGGTCTTACCACGACGTGGACTCGTCCGAAATGGCCTTCAAGATCGCCGGCTCCATGGCGTTGAAGGCCGCCGTGCGCCGCGCGAGCCCCGTCCTCCTCGAG harbors:
- the leuB gene encoding 3-isopropylmalate dehydrogenase, with amino-acid sequence MTKVFRIAVLPGDGIGPEVTRAALQVLAAAAERFGLAIQLDEHPVGWTAVKSAGHPLPPATREAALAADAVFLGAVGDPAADSAEAHLRPEAGLLELRKILDCFANLRPARAIAVLEGTSPLRPERVRGMDFLIVRELSSGLYYGEPRGIDRSGPEPRAVNTLRYTAGEVERVARVAFDAARRRKNRVTSVDKANVLETSRLWREVVTAVGSEYSDVALEHMLVDRAAMELVLRPGYFDVILTENMFGDILSDEAAALTGSIGLLASASLGSGSGLYEPVHGSAPDIAGKGVANPLAAILSMALLLEHSAGAVDAARAIEGAVEAVLASGLRPPELAAKGERASGTAEVADRVAAAVTKG
- the rpsG gene encoding 30S ribosomal protein S7; translation: MSRRSRAVTREVGGDPKFDSPLVSKFMNTLMLDGKKSVAETIFYDAMDLIEEKSGQPGLQVFNQAVQNCKPSLEVKSRRVGGATYQVPVEVRPERRNALAIKWLISYTRARGEKSMAERLAAEVLAASRNEGSTIKKKEDTHRMAEANKAFAHYRW
- the rpsL gene encoding 30S ribosomal protein S12 produces the protein MPTINQLVRKGRKKVEKKNKSPALQGNPQKRGVCTRVYTTTPKKPNSALRKVARVRLTNGYEVTSYIPGEGHNLQEHSIVLIRGGRVKDLPGVRYHTIRGTLDASGVSARRQGRSKYGAKRPKG
- a CDS encoding 2-isopropylmalate synthase, with amino-acid sequence MSERVIIFDTTLRDGEQSPGASMTTAEKLRVAHALDELGVDVMEAGFPISSPDDFAAVQKISREVRRPVIAALARTRPEDIRRAAEAVEGAERPRIHTFIATSRLHLERKLGISEAECLEQAAAGVELALQYASDVEFSAEDATRTDLDFLCKVVTVAVEAGATTINLPDTVGYTLPTEITRIFRTLQEKVPGIERVVLSTHCHNDLGLAVANSLAALEAGARQVECTINGIGERAGNAALEEVVMAIRVRRDLLGLETGIHTHRIHPTSSLLSKITGIHPQPNKAIVGRNAFAHEAGIHQDGMLKERQTYEIMDPAMVGVPGSRLVLGKHSGRHALRVRFQELGYELDQTDMERAYRLFKLLADQKKDILDEDLLAIVHHGAMRDIPATFGLERMHVECGGEWSHAKLTIRVAGRGDVEAEGKGDGPIAAAFDAVNRVVGWDVELEDLTIRAATPGGDAVGEGILRVQIFGKTFTGSGASTDIVDAAVRAYLHALNKAAYAQGDVAESPEGSAAEKGSKELKGV
- the fusA gene encoding elongation factor G, which codes for MPRKHPLLHFRNIGIMAHIDAGKTTTTERILFYTGKVHRMGEVHEGSATMDWMEQEQERGITITSAATTAFWKRFGTEYRINIIDTPGHVDFTVEVERSLRVLDGAVAVFCAVAGVEPQSETVWRQADRYEVPRLAFVNKMDRIGADFDRVIAMMRDRLKANAHPVQYPVGSGEAFRGLVDLIRGKALLYDDELGSNFHEEEIPEELKEKCGVLRAALIEAAVEHDDQAIEKYLGGVDLTEEEIRAAVRKATVAGQLFPVFCGSAFKNKGVQPLLDGVIDFLPSPLDVPAIKGVDPDDEEVEMIRHPDDAEPFAALAFKIMTDPYVGKLTFFRVYSGSLPTGTHVMNATNGKRERVGRILQMHANKREERDEVYAGDIAAAIGLKDVRTGDTLCDPDHVIVLESMKFPEPVISVAIEPKTKADQDKLGTGLSKLSEEDPTFRVYTDPETNQTIIQGMGELHLEIIVDRLRREFKVEANVGRPQVAYRETVRETVAKVEGKFVRQTGGRGQYGHVVINLSPGQSGSGFVFENKIVGGSIPREYINPVEAGIRDALDTGTLAGYPIIDVAVQLIDGSYHDVDSSEMAFKIAGSMALKAAVRRASPVLLEPIMEVEVVTPADYMGDIIGDLSSRRGKIGGMTDRAGARVIEATVPLGEMFGYSTTLRSMSQGRAVYTMQFGHYDEVPKSVAEEIVSANGGKSSRG